In the genome of Myxococcus stipitatus, one region contains:
- a CDS encoding beta-ketoacyl synthase N-terminal-like domain-containing protein: MEELRFRPIAIVGMGAVFPKATDPQAFWERLQTGPTAIRELDERELRWDGYYDADRAAADRTYCRHAALLDELKLDYRKYRIPPKVAQDMHRTQLAFLEATAQALTDSRNVMERVAPERVGFTLGSLGGGLRPDTRVRTRLLDMDACLSRALRETSLDPAAAEALRAATVRQVEQEMAGITEDEAIASFSSVWVGRAAKLFNIRGPHATVDAGYASTLAALQTACAQLNAGDCDVALAAGCSQLLTPHDLVAFSKLGGLSVSTLAPFDRRASGTLLGEGVGGFVLRRLEDALAGGEKVYAVLRGIGAASDGRGKSLMAPNSRGQVLAMRRAYEQAGYGPSCVQYVECHATGTILGDVTEFQSLKEVFGGGLAAGSIRLGGVKELTGHLQAAAGAAGLMKATLALHHKVLLPQHSFQESAEGIDLEQSPFYLSNQGAPWPESAHGPRRASVSAFSFGGINYHVTLEEFSQAYHSELARTLPALQVAEPIAIVGLGGVFPQADNARELWENLLNKRCAIGEIPTERAPIDRYLDPTRQSKVRPYTNLAGYIVDGAWPQDQVRVPPKMASQIDRGHSWTMKAALQALSDVGTSQRSVDPSRIGVVMGYLPPLEREFQTQARVYYAEFDARLAEQLRRHGVDEATGTRLRETCERLYKSELPPITEDTLLGYLGSLSVGRVAHHLDLQGPMLMVESACASSLAALDISMNQLRTRQCDLVLVGGMYASLGVDALSQCCSFGGLSQKGSFPFDARADGYISSEGAALIAVKRLSDAEAAGDRIYAVVRSVAGATDPKNASIWAPSSEGQVQAVRRAVEKAGVKPTEVQYVEGHGTGTPVGDPIEVQTYQAVYGRAPSEGKLLLGSVKSNVGHLNSGAGAVALTKVALALHHKQVPPNIGFESPSPRIPWEQVSFEVPTEALPWELKGPGLRRAGVTSFGLGGTSFHAVVEEYPSRPEQRSARGSPSDRSPYLALTGTSREHILQQVEQRLQSLEKAPDVDLRGTWGESSLPCRLAMTLPRGAAARKALERARTLLAGTGSPSLPEQGIFFYDSRDERQLHTGKVAAVFPGQGPQYANMLRELAAEYPVVSRTIAEADEVFSALTGQPLSRTFWVPPGTEDTYRQDDDTVHAAVFVANVALYRLIREQGLRVDVLLGQSAGEYAALVASGVLSFEHALRAIYRRTLAVTRLPPSASSGQMLSVSGDFDKLREFLPQAGGYVTVAAENAPGQGIVAGEGRAVETVARWCRENAFEVRVLPVSHAYHSQLIAGAVPVLRAELEALPWNAPRLPVLSSVHGRYYATASDARFMARHLALQYVLPVRFGQHVRRLHDEGTRLFIEAGPKWSLTAFIQSTLKGLPYQAQASNHPKLGEVEQFHRLLAFGFAHRLLGHQDAR, encoded by the coding sequence ATGGAGGAGTTGCGTTTCCGGCCGATTGCCATTGTCGGCATGGGTGCCGTGTTTCCGAAAGCGACCGACCCCCAGGCATTCTGGGAGCGGTTGCAGACGGGGCCCACCGCCATTCGTGAGCTGGATGAGCGCGAGCTGCGATGGGACGGGTATTACGACGCGGACAGAGCCGCCGCGGACCGGACCTATTGCAGACATGCTGCCCTGCTGGACGAGCTGAAGCTCGACTATCGAAAGTATCGCATTCCACCCAAGGTCGCGCAGGACATGCACCGGACGCAGCTCGCGTTCCTGGAGGCGACCGCGCAAGCGCTCACGGATTCTCGAAACGTGATGGAGCGGGTGGCTCCGGAGCGGGTGGGCTTCACCCTGGGCTCGCTGGGGGGAGGGCTTCGCCCGGACACGCGGGTTCGCACGCGTCTGTTGGATATGGATGCCTGTCTTTCACGGGCCCTGAGAGAAACGTCCCTGGACCCGGCGGCGGCCGAGGCGCTGAGGGCGGCGACCGTCCGGCAGGTCGAACAGGAGATGGCGGGTATCACCGAGGATGAAGCCATCGCCTCCTTCAGCAGTGTCTGGGTCGGGCGGGCCGCCAAGCTCTTCAACATCCGAGGGCCTCACGCGACGGTGGACGCGGGCTATGCGTCCACGCTCGCGGCCCTCCAGACGGCATGTGCCCAGCTCAACGCGGGGGATTGTGATGTCGCGCTGGCCGCGGGGTGCAGCCAACTCCTGACGCCGCACGACCTGGTCGCCTTCAGCAAGCTGGGGGGCCTGTCTGTCTCGACGCTGGCGCCGTTTGATCGCCGGGCGAGCGGGACGCTGCTTGGCGAGGGGGTGGGGGGCTTCGTCCTGCGGCGACTCGAGGATGCGCTGGCGGGAGGGGAGAAGGTCTATGCCGTCCTTCGTGGCATCGGCGCGGCGTCGGACGGGCGCGGCAAGTCGCTCATGGCGCCCAACTCACGAGGGCAGGTCCTCGCGATGCGCCGGGCCTATGAACAAGCGGGCTATGGGCCTTCCTGCGTGCAGTACGTGGAGTGCCACGCCACGGGCACCATCCTGGGCGATGTCACCGAGTTCCAGAGCCTGAAGGAAGTCTTTGGTGGAGGACTGGCCGCTGGGAGCATCCGGCTGGGAGGTGTGAAGGAGCTCACGGGCCACCTGCAGGCGGCGGCGGGGGCGGCGGGGCTGATGAAGGCCACGCTCGCGCTGCACCACAAGGTCCTGCTTCCGCAGCACTCGTTCCAGGAGTCGGCGGAGGGCATCGACCTCGAGCAGAGCCCTTTCTACCTCTCGAACCAGGGCGCGCCGTGGCCCGAGTCCGCTCACGGTCCTCGTCGCGCGTCGGTCAGCGCGTTCAGCTTTGGCGGCATCAACTATCACGTGACGCTGGAGGAGTTCTCCCAGGCGTATCACTCGGAGCTGGCGCGGACGCTCCCGGCGCTCCAGGTCGCGGAGCCCATCGCTATCGTGGGGCTGGGGGGCGTCTTTCCCCAGGCGGACAATGCGCGAGAGCTCTGGGAGAACCTGCTGAACAAGCGCTGCGCCATCGGGGAGATTCCCACCGAGCGCGCGCCCATCGACCGCTACCTGGACCCGACGCGGCAGAGCAAGGTCCGGCCCTACACCAACCTCGCGGGCTACATCGTGGATGGCGCGTGGCCCCAGGACCAGGTGCGGGTGCCGCCGAAGATGGCCTCCCAGATTGACCGGGGCCACAGCTGGACGATGAAGGCGGCCCTGCAAGCCTTGTCCGACGTGGGCACGAGCCAGCGGAGCGTGGACCCTTCGCGCATCGGCGTGGTGATGGGCTACCTGCCTCCGCTCGAGCGCGAGTTCCAGACGCAGGCCCGCGTGTACTACGCGGAGTTCGACGCCCGGCTCGCGGAGCAGCTCCGTCGGCACGGAGTCGACGAGGCCACCGGGACCCGCCTGCGCGAGACGTGTGAGCGGCTCTACAAGAGCGAGCTTCCGCCCATCACCGAAGACACCTTGCTCGGGTATCTGGGCAGCCTGTCCGTGGGGCGCGTCGCGCATCACCTGGACCTCCAGGGGCCCATGCTGATGGTGGAGAGCGCGTGTGCCTCCAGTCTGGCGGCGCTGGACATCTCGATGAACCAGCTGCGCACCCGGCAGTGTGACCTGGTGCTCGTGGGCGGCATGTACGCGTCGCTGGGCGTGGATGCCCTGAGCCAGTGCTGTTCCTTCGGAGGGCTGTCGCAGAAGGGCTCCTTCCCGTTCGACGCGCGCGCGGATGGCTACATCTCGAGCGAGGGTGCGGCGCTCATCGCCGTGAAGCGCCTGTCCGACGCGGAGGCCGCGGGAGACCGCATCTACGCGGTGGTGCGCTCGGTGGCGGGGGCCACGGACCCGAAGAACGCCTCCATCTGGGCGCCGTCCTCGGAAGGGCAGGTCCAGGCCGTGCGCCGGGCCGTGGAGAAGGCGGGCGTGAAGCCCACGGAGGTCCAATACGTGGAGGGCCACGGCACGGGCACGCCGGTGGGGGACCCCATCGAGGTGCAGACCTACCAGGCCGTCTACGGGCGGGCGCCCTCCGAGGGGAAGCTGCTCCTGGGCTCGGTGAAGTCGAACGTCGGCCACCTGAACTCCGGGGCCGGGGCCGTGGCGCTGACCAAGGTCGCGCTGGCGCTGCACCACAAGCAGGTTCCTCCCAACATCGGCTTCGAGAGCCCCAGCCCGCGCATCCCCTGGGAGCAGGTGTCCTTCGAGGTGCCGACGGAGGCGCTGCCTTGGGAGCTGAAGGGCCCCGGGCTCCGGCGCGCGGGCGTGACGTCCTTCGGCTTGGGAGGCACGAGCTTCCACGCCGTCGTCGAGGAGTATCCGTCGAGGCCCGAGCAGCGCTCCGCGCGAGGGAGTCCCTCCGACCGCTCTCCGTACCTGGCGCTCACCGGCACGAGCCGCGAGCACATCCTCCAGCAAGTGGAGCAGCGGCTCCAGTCGCTCGAGAAGGCGCCGGACGTGGACCTGCGAGGGACGTGGGGGGAGTCCTCGCTGCCATGCCGCCTGGCGATGACCTTGCCTCGGGGGGCGGCCGCGCGGAAGGCGCTGGAGCGTGCACGCACGCTGCTGGCGGGGACGGGCTCACCCAGCCTGCCGGAGCAGGGCATCTTCTTCTACGACAGCCGCGACGAGCGCCAGCTGCACACGGGGAAGGTGGCGGCGGTCTTCCCCGGGCAGGGCCCTCAGTACGCGAACATGCTGCGGGAGCTGGCGGCGGAGTATCCGGTGGTCTCGCGCACCATCGCGGAGGCCGACGAGGTCTTCTCCGCGCTGACGGGGCAGCCGCTCTCCCGGACGTTCTGGGTGCCGCCGGGGACGGAGGACACCTACCGTCAGGATGACGACACGGTCCACGCGGCGGTCTTCGTCGCGAACGTGGCGCTCTACCGGCTCATCCGCGAGCAGGGGCTCCGGGTCGATGTGCTGCTGGGGCAGAGCGCGGGGGAGTACGCGGCGCTCGTCGCGAGTGGCGTGCTGTCCTTCGAGCATGCGCTGCGCGCCATCTACCGGCGCACGCTCGCGGTGACGCGGCTGCCTCCGTCCGCGTCGTCGGGGCAGATGCTGAGCGTCAGCGGCGACTTCGACAAGCTCCGCGAGTTCCTGCCCCAGGCGGGTGGGTACGTGACGGTGGCCGCGGAGAACGCGCCGGGACAAGGCATCGTCGCGGGTGAGGGACGCGCGGTCGAGACCGTCGCCCGCTGGTGTCGGGAGAACGCCTTCGAGGTCCGGGTGCTTCCCGTGTCGCACGCCTACCACTCGCAGCTCATCGCGGGTGCGGTCCCGGTGCTACGCGCGGAGCTGGAGGCGCTCCCCTGGAACGCGCCCCGGCTGCCGGTGCTCTCCAGCGTGCACGGGCGCTACTACGCGACCGCCTCGGATGCGCGGTTCATGGCCCGACACCTCGCGCTGCAATATGTGCTGCCTGTTCGGTTCGGACAGCATGTGCGTCGGCTTCACGACGAAGGCACGCGGCTCTTCATCGAAGCCGGGCCCAAGTGGTCGCTGACCGCGTTCATCCAATCGACGCTGAAGGGTCTGCCGTACCAGGCCCAGGCCAGCAATCACCCCAAGCTTGGAGAGGTCGAGCAGTTCCATCGCCTTCTCGCCTTCGGCTTCGCCCACCGTCTGCTCGGTCATCAGGACGCTCGATGA
- a CDS encoding PEP/pyruvate-binding domain-containing protein, translating into MHEPRDAWVRWLRSICLEDVKRVGAKAARLGELARGGFDVPEGFALTVDVLEHFLEHHGLDASRDARALQEAPLPAEVSARLRAALVELGGGPVAVRSSGVEEDGAAASFAGQFETVLDVRGPDALEAAVRRCWASSLGERVRLYAKRRGREVSPRMGVFIQRMLSPDAAGVVFTANPVTGARDEVLINAVRGLAERLVSGECSPDEWRVRGDEVRCLANVEQSLTVEQARALALLARQVERQFGQPQDIEWALTGCRLRLLQARPISALPGPVAGSPAR; encoded by the coding sequence ATGCATGAGCCACGGGACGCGTGGGTGCGGTGGCTGCGGAGCATCTGCCTGGAGGACGTGAAACGCGTGGGCGCGAAGGCGGCGCGGCTGGGAGAGCTCGCGCGGGGAGGCTTCGATGTGCCGGAGGGCTTCGCGCTCACCGTGGACGTCCTGGAGCACTTCCTGGAACACCATGGCCTGGATGCGAGCCGTGACGCGCGGGCGCTCCAGGAGGCGCCGTTGCCCGCGGAGGTGTCCGCGCGGCTCAGGGCCGCGCTGGTGGAGCTGGGGGGCGGCCCGGTGGCGGTGCGCTCCTCCGGAGTGGAGGAGGACGGCGCGGCGGCCTCGTTCGCGGGCCAGTTCGAGACGGTGCTCGACGTGAGGGGGCCGGACGCGCTGGAGGCGGCGGTGCGGCGGTGCTGGGCGTCGTCGCTGGGCGAGCGGGTGCGCCTGTATGCGAAGCGGCGGGGACGCGAGGTGTCCCCGCGCATGGGGGTGTTCATCCAGCGGATGCTGTCTCCGGACGCGGCGGGGGTGGTGTTCACCGCGAACCCGGTGACGGGGGCTCGGGACGAGGTCCTCATCAACGCCGTGCGGGGACTCGCGGAGCGGCTGGTGTCCGGGGAGTGCTCTCCGGACGAGTGGCGCGTGCGCGGCGACGAGGTGCGGTGCCTCGCGAACGTCGAGCAGAGCCTCACGGTGGAGCAGGCCCGCGCGCTGGCCCTGCTGGCCCGCCAGGTGGAGCGGCAGTTCGGCCAGCCGCAGGACATCGAGTGGGCGCTGACGGGCTGCCGGCTGCGGCTGCTCCAGGCCCGACCCATCAGCGCACTGCCCGGCCCCGTGGCGGGGAGCCCGGCTCGCTGA
- a CDS encoding FAD-dependent oxidoreductase produces MDTRADGTTEVDVLVVGSGAGAMTAAARAAHQGAKVLLIEKSARYGGSSAMSGGCVWIPNNRFMKPAGIEDSDAEAMRYLRALTKGRIAEERLEACVTEGRAMVDFLQDHSDVAMGIIPAYPDYYPEVPGGKSSGRSLEALPFHGSELGADFYDMRESHPQMLFLDEISLSFPESRHAMHRRPGWVGLMMKTMARYWLDVKGRLRGRRDRRVCLGAALVARLRGTLAKQGVPLWLNTGFKEFVVEQGRVTGVVASRGGQACRILARQGVILAAGGFERNAAMREKYLPAPTKTEWSTGNPENTGDVISAGMDLGAATDFMEDAWWGPTNPIPGRRAGVAYMFVTERSVPGGILVNRDGVRVVNESAPYSDIVRAMYATPDREGRPSVPLYLVVDAAFRRRFSLGPIMPGVPDAKVPKHLFEQRFLVRGSSLDDLAAQVGIRADGLRETAEKMNRYAREGKDPDFHRGDSLYDACWSDASYGRNPCLGTLMEPPFYAVEVYPGDIGSRGGLRVDAQARVLRPDQDVIRGLYAIGNCSSPVYGNSYPGAGATLGPAMTFGYVAANRALAGGA; encoded by the coding sequence ATGGACACACGCGCGGATGGAACCACGGAGGTGGATGTCCTCGTCGTAGGCTCGGGGGCTGGAGCCATGACAGCCGCGGCGCGCGCCGCGCACCAGGGCGCGAAGGTGCTGCTCATCGAGAAGAGCGCGCGCTACGGAGGCTCCTCCGCCATGTCTGGCGGCTGTGTCTGGATTCCCAACAACCGCTTCATGAAGCCCGCGGGCATCGAGGACTCCGACGCGGAGGCGATGCGCTACCTGCGCGCGCTCACGAAAGGACGCATCGCCGAGGAGCGGCTGGAGGCATGTGTCACCGAGGGCCGCGCCATGGTCGACTTCCTCCAGGACCACTCGGATGTCGCCATGGGCATCATCCCCGCGTATCCGGACTACTACCCGGAGGTGCCGGGCGGGAAGAGCAGCGGCCGCTCGCTGGAGGCGCTGCCGTTCCACGGCTCGGAGCTGGGCGCGGACTTCTACGACATGAGGGAGAGCCATCCGCAGATGCTCTTCCTCGATGAAATCTCCCTCTCGTTCCCGGAGTCGCGCCACGCCATGCACCGGCGTCCGGGCTGGGTGGGCTTGATGATGAAGACCATGGCCCGCTACTGGCTGGACGTGAAGGGCCGGCTGCGAGGCCGCAGGGACCGGCGCGTCTGCCTGGGCGCCGCGCTGGTGGCGAGGCTCCGCGGGACGCTGGCGAAGCAGGGCGTGCCCTTGTGGCTCAACACCGGCTTCAAGGAGTTCGTCGTCGAGCAGGGCCGGGTGACGGGAGTGGTCGCGAGCCGAGGGGGGCAGGCGTGCCGCATCCTGGCGCGCCAGGGGGTCATCCTCGCGGCGGGCGGCTTCGAGCGGAACGCCGCCATGCGTGAGAAGTATCTGCCCGCGCCGACGAAGACGGAGTGGAGCACGGGCAACCCCGAGAACACGGGGGATGTCATCTCCGCGGGCATGGACCTGGGCGCGGCGACGGACTTCATGGAGGACGCGTGGTGGGGGCCCACCAATCCCATCCCGGGCCGCCGCGCGGGCGTGGCGTACATGTTCGTCACGGAGCGCTCCGTGCCCGGCGGCATCCTGGTCAACCGGGATGGCGTGCGGGTGGTCAACGAGTCGGCGCCATACAGCGACATCGTGAGGGCGATGTACGCGACGCCGGACCGCGAGGGCCGGCCGAGTGTCCCGCTCTACCTGGTGGTCGACGCGGCCTTCCGACGCAGGTTCAGCCTGGGGCCCATCATGCCGGGGGTGCCGGACGCCAAGGTGCCCAAGCACCTGTTCGAGCAACGCTTCCTCGTCCGGGGGAGCTCCCTGGATGACCTGGCGGCGCAGGTGGGCATCCGCGCGGACGGCCTGCGCGAGACGGCCGAGAAGATGAACCGCTACGCCCGTGAGGGAAAGGACCCGGACTTCCACCGGGGTGACAGTCTCTACGATGCCTGTTGGTCGGATGCGTCCTATGGACGCAATCCCTGTCTGGGGACGCTGATGGAGCCGCCGTTCTACGCGGTGGAGGTGTATCCGGGGGACATCGGCAGCCGGGGCGGTCTGCGCGTGGATGCCCAGGCCCGCGTGCTGCGGCCGGACCAGGACGTCATCCGGGGGCTGTATGCGATCGGGAACTGCTCCTCGCCCGTCTATGGGAACAGCTATCCGGGGGCGGGTGCCACGCTGGGTCCCGCGATGACCTTTGGCTACGTGGCCGCGAACCGGGCCCTGGCGGGCGGCGCCTGA
- a CDS encoding cytochrome P450, with amino-acid sequence MTRHELPPGLSASAAAQGFRFFQNPLSFLDQCVEQFGDLFTIQFPGSRKQVCLSNPEDLKEMYTGSPDLLHAGEAAGSVFSPLTGWNCTLTLDGEAHARRRELVQAPFRGGHVERHAEAMYAIATAAIERWPRTGRFPLQPQMQDIALRIIFRTVLGLDDTAPGHARFLELISQVASLGMGSKMLLIPALRWDLGPWSPWGRIVRIVRDTDALLFAEIARKRADPNLATAEDVLSLLIRGEGKDGLRLTDQEIRDETVALLIAGLETTAVALTWVAERLMALPEVRERLRAELEPLHTNGELDVTRLSALPYLDAVLKECLRNRSLSPICGGRVLKAPMRLREYELPADTVLINSPYLLHRRRDLYSEPDDFRPERFLGSPPSAHKWTTFGGGNRRCLGQKFALLELKVVTSAMVLQTGLELATPRVVPKADGIHLVPASGLPVRRGTCPFAKKAAAAS; translated from the coding sequence ATGACCCGACATGAGCTGCCTCCTGGCCTCTCCGCCTCCGCGGCGGCCCAGGGCTTCCGCTTCTTCCAGAACCCCCTCTCGTTCCTCGACCAATGCGTGGAGCAGTTCGGCGACCTCTTCACGATCCAGTTCCCCGGAAGCCGCAAGCAGGTGTGTCTGTCGAATCCGGAGGACCTGAAGGAGATGTACACGGGGAGCCCGGACCTGCTTCACGCGGGTGAGGCGGCCGGCAGCGTCTTCTCTCCGCTGACGGGCTGGAACTGCACGCTCACACTGGACGGCGAAGCCCATGCGCGGCGTCGGGAGCTGGTCCAGGCGCCCTTCCGGGGCGGCCACGTGGAGCGACATGCGGAGGCGATGTATGCCATTGCCACCGCGGCCATCGAGCGCTGGCCTCGCACCGGGCGCTTTCCACTGCAACCCCAGATGCAGGACATCGCGCTGCGCATCATCTTCCGCACCGTGCTGGGCCTGGATGACACCGCGCCCGGTCATGCCCGCTTCCTCGAGCTCATCTCCCAGGTGGCGAGCCTGGGCATGGGCTCGAAGATGCTGCTGATTCCCGCGCTGCGGTGGGACCTGGGCCCCTGGAGTCCCTGGGGGCGCATCGTCCGCATCGTCCGCGACACCGACGCGCTGCTCTTCGCGGAGATTGCCAGGAAGAGGGCCGACCCGAACCTCGCCACCGCGGAGGACGTGCTGTCCCTCCTCATCCGAGGCGAGGGAAAGGACGGACTGCGGCTGACGGACCAGGAGATACGCGACGAGACCGTCGCCCTGCTCATCGCGGGACTGGAGACGACGGCCGTCGCCCTGACGTGGGTGGCCGAGCGCCTCATGGCCCTGCCCGAGGTCCGCGAGCGGCTGCGCGCGGAGCTGGAGCCCCTCCACACGAATGGGGAGCTCGACGTGACGCGGCTCTCCGCGCTCCCCTACCTCGACGCCGTCCTCAAGGAGTGCCTCCGCAACCGCTCCCTGTCGCCCATCTGCGGCGGACGCGTGCTGAAGGCCCCCATGCGGCTGCGCGAGTACGAGCTGCCCGCGGACACCGTGTTGATCAACTCGCCCTATCTCCTCCACCGACGGAGGGACCTCTACTCGGAGCCGGACGACTTCCGACCCGAGCGCTTCCTGGGCAGTCCTCCCTCCGCGCACAAGTGGACCACGTTCGGCGGAGGCAACCGGCGCTGCCTGGGACAGAAGTTCGCACTGCTGGAGCTCAAGGTCGTCACCAGCGCCATGGTCCTCCAGACCGGGCTGGAGCTGGCGACACCTCGCGTGGTCCCCAAGGCGGACGGCATCCACCTGGTGCCCGCGTCGGGGCTGCCCGTGCGCCGCGGCACCTGCCCCTTCGCGAAGAAGGCCGCCGCGGCGAGCTGA
- a CDS encoding NAD(P)/FAD-dependent oxidoreductase, which produces MNKVRIGRVVIVGGGVAGSTLAIYLARAGRDVLIVDRPLKLDLLVGESLLPPATTILQDLGIEEQVKACSTLKQGVAFVMRTGRVLLLNLQRLTGLSASYAYNVPRPRFDQLLRTRAQEVGVRVVQHAARLKVEAGRVALDDETLEACGLKEQPDLVIDATGRARMFGRALELPGIAGKRNDTCHFAHFENVDLGVSLSGCAVITAMKTGWAWRIPLPDRMSVGVVQDTAHLTAYGSTPEERLEQALRDDPIMAAAIREGRRLTSVRVYNNYQWRYERFRGPNWILVGDSAGFVDPTLSSGVLLSLQGASGLAQALIADDVSSALTRWEATYREHIATWQELVDSFYDGRLFAMIMQGEDFARNNELLGPFNRHMERNVAGAVLGARTTHWYGKRLVRMIINHGLVRYQPGEWAIR; this is translated from the coding sequence ATGAACAAGGTGCGAATCGGTCGGGTCGTCATCGTCGGTGGCGGTGTGGCGGGCAGCACGCTGGCCATCTACCTGGCGCGGGCGGGCCGGGATGTGCTCATCGTGGACCGTCCCCTGAAGCTGGACCTGCTCGTGGGCGAGTCGCTGCTGCCACCCGCCACGACCATCCTCCAGGACCTGGGCATCGAGGAGCAGGTGAAGGCGTGCTCCACGCTCAAGCAGGGCGTGGCCTTCGTCATGCGGACCGGCCGCGTGCTGCTGCTGAACCTCCAGCGGCTGACGGGCCTGTCCGCGTCCTATGCGTACAACGTCCCCCGGCCCCGGTTCGACCAGCTGCTGCGGACCCGGGCGCAGGAGGTGGGCGTGCGGGTGGTGCAACATGCCGCGCGCCTGAAAGTGGAAGCGGGGCGGGTGGCGCTCGATGACGAGACGCTGGAGGCCTGTGGCCTCAAGGAGCAGCCGGACCTGGTGATTGATGCCACCGGCCGGGCGCGCATGTTCGGCCGGGCGCTGGAGCTGCCGGGCATCGCGGGCAAGCGCAACGACACGTGCCACTTCGCCCACTTCGAGAACGTCGACCTGGGCGTCTCGCTCTCGGGCTGCGCGGTCATCACCGCGATGAAGACGGGCTGGGCCTGGCGCATCCCGTTGCCGGACCGGATGAGCGTGGGCGTGGTGCAGGACACCGCGCACCTCACCGCCTACGGCAGCACGCCCGAGGAGCGGCTCGAGCAGGCCCTGCGCGACGACCCCATCATGGCCGCCGCCATCCGCGAGGGACGGCGGCTCACGAGCGTCCGCGTCTACAACAACTACCAATGGCGCTATGAGCGCTTCCGAGGGCCGAACTGGATTCTCGTGGGAGACTCCGCCGGGTTCGTCGACCCGACGCTGTCCTCGGGCGTGCTCCTCTCGCTCCAGGGGGCCTCGGGGCTGGCCCAGGCGCTCATCGCGGACGACGTCTCGAGCGCGCTCACCCGGTGGGAGGCGACCTACCGGGAGCACATCGCCACGTGGCAGGAGCTGGTGGACTCGTTCTACGACGGGCGGCTGTTCGCGATGATCATGCAGGGCGAGGACTTCGCGCGGAACAACGAGCTGCTCGGCCCCTTCAACCGGCACATGGAGCGCAACGTCGCGGGCGCCGTGCTGGGCGCGCGGACGACGCACTGGTACGGCAAGCGGCTGGTGCGGATGATCATCAACCACGGGCTCGTGCGCTACCAGCCCGGGGAGTGGGCCATCCGCTGA
- a CDS encoding cytochrome P450 — protein sequence MHQPPLPPHASGVPWVGDSVEFGRNPKRFVLKRQARLGPVFMGHILGASTAVMVGPQALRFVLSSHRHHFVSGPGWPRGLGMLMSGALMMKDGDVQVRTRRLLAPALAGSALASYTPVMEATARRHLERWAQQGRLSLYDGLKGLTFDTASQLLFGTPEGADTGRLGKLFATYTAGMQGLHPVVPLRVPFTPFGRAFAARSEMLKEVTRIIQEREGSTGSDALARLLESRKEQGEGPSADALAEQAFFLLFAGHESTSSLTTSACLELSRHPDLLDSAREEVESLGEGPLSMERVERLPFLEQVLLETERLHPPFSGSFRQVVKSFEFNGFHVPEGCRVFYSINGTHGDPATFPEPERFTPGRFTPEAARCARHELGLVGFGAGPRSCLGMGFAKLQAKVVLALLLRDYEWGLLPRQSLDPVYLPSLFPKDHLRVSFRRRSVRETRRRETA from the coding sequence ATGCACCAGCCTCCGCTTCCTCCTCATGCCTCGGGTGTGCCGTGGGTGGGGGACTCCGTGGAGTTCGGACGGAACCCCAAGCGGTTCGTGTTGAAGCGGCAGGCCCGGTTGGGGCCGGTCTTCATGGGTCACATCCTCGGAGCGTCCACGGCCGTCATGGTGGGGCCGCAGGCGCTCCGGTTCGTCCTCTCATCGCATCGCCATCACTTCGTCTCCGGACCCGGCTGGCCTCGCGGGCTGGGCATGTTGATGAGCGGGGCCCTCATGATGAAGGACGGCGACGTGCAGGTGAGGACCCGTCGCCTCCTGGCACCGGCGCTCGCTGGCTCCGCGCTGGCCAGCTACACGCCGGTGATGGAGGCGACGGCGCGGCGCCACCTGGAGCGCTGGGCCCAGCAGGGCCGCCTGTCGCTCTACGACGGGCTCAAGGGCCTCACGTTCGACACCGCCAGCCAGCTGCTCTTCGGCACCCCGGAGGGCGCGGACACCGGGCGGCTGGGGAAGCTGTTCGCGACGTACACCGCCGGCATGCAGGGGCTCCACCCGGTGGTGCCGCTGCGGGTGCCGTTCACGCCCTTCGGGCGGGCGTTCGCGGCCCGCTCGGAGATGCTGAAGGAGGTCACCCGCATCATCCAGGAGCGAGAGGGGAGCACCGGCTCCGACGCGCTGGCGAGGCTGCTGGAGTCGCGCAAGGAGCAGGGCGAAGGACCCTCGGCCGACGCGCTCGCCGAGCAGGCCTTCTTCCTCCTCTTCGCCGGACACGAGAGCACCAGCTCGCTGACGACCTCGGCGTGCCTGGAGCTGTCCCGGCATCCCGACCTGCTCGACAGCGCGCGAGAGGAGGTGGAGTCGCTGGGAGAGGGCCCGCTCTCGATGGAGCGCGTGGAGCGGCTGCCGTTCCTGGAGCAGGTGTTGCTGGAGACCGAGCGGCTCCATCCGCCGTTCTCGGGCAGCTTCCGGCAGGTGGTGAAGTCCTTCGAGTTCAACGGCTTCCACGTGCCCGAGGGCTGCCGGGTCTTCTACTCCATCAACGGGACGCACGGAGACCCCGCCACGTTCCCGGAGCCGGAGCGCTTCACACCGGGCCGCTTCACGCCAGAGGCCGCCCGGTGCGCGCGGCACGAGCTGGGGCTGGTGGGCTTTGGCGCGGGGCCGCGCAGCTGCCTGGGCATGGGCTTCGCGAAGCTCCAGGCGAAGGTCGTCCTGGCGCTCCTGCTGCGCGACTACGAGTGGGGCCTCCTGCCCAGGCAGAGCCTGGACCCCGTGTATCTGCCCTCGCTCTTTCCGAAGGACCATCTGCGGGTCTCGTTCCGACGGCGGAGCGTCCGGGAGACCCGCCGCAGGGAGACGGCATGA